In Streptomyces sp. NBC_00306, a single genomic region encodes these proteins:
- a CDS encoding winged helix-turn-helix transcriptional regulator, whose product MAEHSEEACRRVDGGIARVFELFGKRWTGPIVSVLMQRAVHFAELRRAIPGISERMLSDRLAELAAAGLVLREVDEGPPLRVAYRLTAAGTAMEPALKELGRWADEHLPRDREAGTC is encoded by the coding sequence ATGGCGGAACACAGCGAAGAGGCGTGCAGGCGGGTCGACGGGGGGATCGCGCGTGTCTTCGAGCTGTTCGGCAAGCGGTGGACCGGGCCGATCGTCTCCGTGTTGATGCAGCGCGCCGTGCACTTCGCGGAGCTGCGCCGGGCGATCCCGGGCATCAGTGAACGGATGCTCTCCGACCGGCTGGCCGAGCTCGCGGCCGCGGGGCTGGTCCTGCGGGAGGTCGACGAAGGACCGCCGCTGCGGGTCGCCTACCGGCTGACGGCGGCCGGGACCGCGATGGAGCCCGCCCTCAAGGAACTCGGCCGGTGGGCCGACGAGCATCTGCCCAGGGATCGAGAGGCCGGGACCTGCTAG
- a CDS encoding rhodanese-like domain-containing protein yields MNFAPLPSVDVATVPADGLVLDVREDDEWAAGHVEGALHVPMSDFVSRFGEVTEAVSEGHRAYVMCRVGGRSAQVTQYLVQQGIDAVNVEGGMLAWDGAGRPMVTDNGSPAFVL; encoded by the coding sequence ATGAATTTCGCCCCGCTGCCGTCGGTGGACGTTGCGACCGTGCCGGCCGACGGCCTGGTGCTGGACGTCCGGGAGGACGACGAGTGGGCGGCCGGGCATGTCGAAGGCGCACTGCATGTGCCCATGAGCGACTTCGTCTCGCGCTTCGGTGAGGTGACCGAGGCCGTGAGCGAGGGACACCGGGCGTATGTGATGTGCCGGGTCGGCGGCCGGTCGGCGCAGGTCACCCAGTACCTGGTGCAGCAGGGGATCGACGCGGTGAACGTCGAGGGCGGGATGCTCGCCTGGGACGGCGCCGGGCGCCCGATGGTCACGGACAACGGATCCCCGGCGTTCGTCCTCTGA
- a CDS encoding PP2C family protein-serine/threonine phosphatase: protein MSLSLRFAAGSHKGMIREGNEDSGYAGPRLLAIADGMGGQAAGEVASSEVISTLVTLDDDVPGSDILTSLGTAVQRANDQLRLMVEEDPQLEGMGTTLTALLWTGQRLGLVHVGDSRAYLLRDGVLTQITQDHTWVQRLVDEGRITEEEATTHPQRSLLMRALGSGDHVEPDLSIREVRAGDRYLICSDGLSGVVSHQTMEETLASYQGPQETVQDLIQLALRGGGPDNITCIVADVLDTDTNDTLAGQLNDTPVVVGAVAENQLQMNDGGAMQTPAGRAAGLGRPVPPQANGSFGPPGSGGGAGYGGLPSEDSFGTYGDDDFVKPRGGRKWLKRSFFIVLALAVVGGGLYGGYRWTQTQYYVGSNDEHVALYQGISQDLAWVSLSKVEKDHPEIELKYLPEYQRKQVEGTITQDSLGRARSKIDELAAQASACKKEEQRREAADRASTPPPGEGEAGGTTGKPTTQNAKTKPTAPTPTPGPTLSEEEQKLAANCGKQ from the coding sequence ATGAGTCTGTCACTGCGCTTCGCCGCCGGATCGCACAAAGGCATGATCCGGGAGGGGAACGAGGACTCCGGCTATGCCGGCCCCCGCCTGCTGGCCATCGCCGACGGCATGGGCGGCCAGGCCGCCGGTGAGGTCGCCTCCTCGGAGGTCATCTCCACGCTCGTCACGCTCGACGACGACGTGCCCGGCTCGGACATCCTCACCTCGCTCGGTACGGCCGTGCAGCGCGCCAATGATCAGCTGCGGCTGATGGTCGAGGAGGACCCCCAGCTCGAAGGCATGGGCACGACGCTCACCGCCCTGCTGTGGACCGGCCAGCGGCTCGGTCTCGTGCATGTCGGCGACTCCCGCGCGTACCTGCTCCGCGACGGCGTGCTGACCCAGATCACGCAGGACCACACCTGGGTTCAGCGCCTGGTCGACGAGGGCCGGATCACCGAGGAAGAGGCGACCACCCACCCGCAGCGCTCTCTGCTGATGCGCGCGCTGGGCAGCGGCGACCATGTCGAGCCCGACCTCTCGATCCGCGAGGTGCGCGCCGGCGACCGCTATCTGATCTGCTCCGACGGTCTGTCCGGCGTCGTCTCGCACCAGACGATGGAAGAGACGCTCGCCAGCTACCAGGGCCCGCAGGAGACCGTCCAGGACCTGATCCAGCTCGCTCTGCGCGGCGGCGGTCCGGACAACATCACCTGCATCGTGGCGGACGTCCTCGACACCGACACCAACGACACTCTGGCCGGGCAGCTCAACGACACCCCGGTCGTCGTCGGCGCGGTCGCCGAGAACCAGCTGCAGATGAACGACGGCGGCGCCATGCAGACGCCCGCCGGCCGCGCGGCGGGCCTCGGGCGTCCCGTGCCGCCGCAAGCGAACGGCAGCTTCGGCCCGCCCGGAAGCGGCGGCGGGGCGGGGTACGGCGGACTGCCGTCCGAGGACAGCTTCGGCACGTACGGCGACGACGACTTCGTCAAGCCGCGCGGCGGCCGCAAGTGGCTGAAGCGCTCGTTCTTCATCGTGCTCGCGCTGGCGGTCGTCGGCGGCGGTCTGTACGGCGGCTACCGCTGGACGCAGACCCAGTACTACGTCGGCTCCAACGACGAGCACGTCGCGCTCTACCAGGGCATCAGCCAGGACCTGGCATGGGTCTCGCTCTCGAAGGTGGAGAAGGACCACCCCGAGATCGAACTCAAGTACCTGCCGGAGTACCAGCGCAAGCAGGTCGAGGGCACCATCACGCAGGACAGCCTCGGCCGGGCCCGCTCGAAGATCGACGAACTCGCCGCTCAGGCCTCCGCCTGCAAGAAGGAGGAGCAGCGCCGCGAGGCCGCCGACCGTGCGAGCACGCCGCCGCCCGGTGAGGGCGAGGCCGGTGGCACCACCGGCAAGCCCACCACCCAGAACGCCAAGACCAAGCCGACCGCACCTACTCCCACTCCGGGCCCCACCCTCTCGGAAGAGGAGCAGAAGCTGGCCGCGAACTGCGGAAAGCAGTAA
- a CDS encoding DUF2252 domain-containing protein, which produces MGDAETVQRTDTSGLGPESAGTSSAKGGGRIPVVPGFARRKGGQGVTGVAPATRSPKQEGKALRDRVPRSSHDSLVLAVDRPDAVAAVEESSRGRVPGLTPIRVGRMAASPFAFLRGSAGLMAHDLVGTPVTGVSAQLCGDAHAANFGIYGDARGNLVMDLNDFDETVVGPWEWDLKRLAVSLVLAARVAGADEDVCRAAAFDTVGAYRRTMRLLARLPVLDAWNAIADEELVSHTDARDLVGTLERVSEKARKNTSARFAAKATEGVSEDGGETCRFVDAPPVLRRVPDAEAAAVAASLEEYLGTVSEDRLPLLARYEIHDVAFRVVGTGSVGTRSYVVLLLDHRGEALVLQVKEARPSALLPCLEAAGFEVPEVEHEGRRVVFGQKRMQVVSDILLGWTTVDGRPFQVRQFRNRKGSVDPAALTADQFDDYGRMTGALLARAHSHSADPRLLAGYCGKNEELDEAVAGFAMLYADRTEADHEELLAAIKSGRIAAELGV; this is translated from the coding sequence ATGGGTGACGCAGAGACGGTGCAGCGGACGGACACCAGCGGACTGGGGCCGGAGTCGGCGGGGACGTCCAGCGCCAAGGGCGGGGGCCGTATCCCGGTGGTGCCCGGCTTCGCCCGGCGCAAGGGCGGGCAGGGCGTCACCGGGGTCGCACCGGCCACGCGGTCGCCCAAGCAGGAGGGCAAGGCGCTGCGTGATCGGGTTCCGCGCTCCTCGCACGACTCGCTGGTGCTGGCGGTGGACCGGCCGGACGCGGTCGCCGCCGTCGAGGAGTCCAGCCGGGGCAGGGTGCCGGGGCTGACACCGATACGGGTGGGGCGGATGGCCGCCTCGCCGTTCGCCTTTCTGCGCGGCTCGGCCGGGCTGATGGCCCACGATCTCGTGGGCACCCCGGTCACCGGAGTGAGCGCCCAGCTGTGCGGCGACGCGCACGCGGCGAACTTCGGCATCTACGGCGATGCCCGCGGGAACCTGGTCATGGACCTCAACGACTTCGACGAGACCGTCGTCGGCCCCTGGGAGTGGGACCTCAAGCGGCTCGCTGTCTCGCTGGTGCTGGCGGCGCGCGTCGCCGGTGCCGACGAGGACGTCTGCCGTGCGGCCGCCTTCGACACCGTGGGCGCCTACCGGCGCACCATGCGCCTGCTGGCGCGGCTGCCCGTGCTGGACGCCTGGAACGCCATCGCGGACGAGGAGCTCGTCTCCCACACGGACGCACGCGACCTCGTCGGCACCCTGGAGCGCGTCTCGGAGAAGGCGCGGAAGAACACCAGCGCGCGCTTCGCCGCCAAGGCGACGGAAGGAGTCTCCGAGGACGGCGGCGAGACCTGCCGCTTCGTGGACGCGCCTCCGGTGCTGCGGCGGGTGCCCGACGCGGAGGCCGCTGCGGTCGCCGCGTCGCTGGAGGAGTACCTGGGCACGGTGTCGGAGGACCGGCTGCCGCTCCTCGCGCGCTACGAGATCCACGATGTCGCCTTCCGTGTGGTGGGCACGGGAAGCGTCGGCACCCGTTCGTACGTGGTGCTGCTGCTCGACCACCGGGGTGAGGCACTGGTGCTCCAGGTGAAGGAGGCCCGGCCCTCGGCGCTGCTGCCGTGCCTGGAGGCCGCCGGCTTCGAGGTGCCCGAGGTGGAGCACGAGGGCCGCCGCGTGGTCTTCGGACAGAAGCGGATGCAGGTGGTCAGCGACATCCTGCTGGGCTGGACGACGGTCGACGGACGGCCGTTCCAGGTACGGCAGTTCAGGAACCGCAAGGGCAGTGTGGACCCCGCCGCGCTCACCGCCGACCAGTTCGACGACTACGGGCGGATGACCGGCGCGCTGCTGGCCCGGGCCCACTCCCACAGCGCCGACCCGAGGCTCCTCGCCGGCTACTGCGGCAAGAACGAGGAGCTGGACGAGGCGGTGGCCGGCTTCGCGATGCTCTACGCGGACCGCACGGAAGCCGATCACGAGGAGCTGCTGGCGGCGATCAAGAGCGGGCGGATAGCCGCTGAGCTGGGTGTGTGA
- a CDS encoding response regulator transcription factor — MPGAPIRVVIADDEPLIRAGIRMILTSDPGIQVVAEAANGREAVDMTRAHGADVVLLDIQMPVMDGLTAVGELRRAVPTARVIVLTTFGERDNVLRTLESGGAGFLLKDTAPAELIGAVRAAAAGDAYLSPGATRHVVDQLASGRAAARSEEARARVAGLSTREHEVLALLGEGLSNADAGKRLHMSEATVKTYVSRILAKLECENRVQAALLARDAGLGG, encoded by the coding sequence GTGCCCGGAGCGCCGATCCGGGTCGTCATCGCGGATGACGAGCCGCTGATCAGGGCGGGAATCCGGATGATTCTGACGTCGGACCCCGGGATCCAGGTCGTGGCCGAGGCGGCGAACGGACGCGAGGCGGTCGACATGACACGGGCGCACGGCGCCGACGTGGTGCTGCTCGACATCCAGATGCCGGTCATGGACGGCCTCACGGCGGTGGGGGAGCTGCGCAGGGCGGTCCCGACAGCACGGGTCATCGTGCTGACGACCTTCGGTGAACGGGACAACGTCCTGCGGACGCTGGAGTCCGGTGGCGCCGGGTTTCTGCTGAAGGACACCGCGCCCGCGGAGCTCATCGGAGCCGTACGGGCCGCTGCCGCCGGTGACGCGTACCTCTCCCCCGGTGCGACGCGGCACGTGGTCGACCAGCTGGCGTCCGGGCGGGCGGCTGCGCGCAGCGAGGAGGCGCGGGCCCGCGTGGCGGGGCTGAGTACCCGGGAGCACGAGGTGCTGGCGCTGCTGGGCGAGGGGCTGTCCAATGCGGACGCCGGAAAGCGGCTGCATATGAGCGAGGCCACGGTGAAGACCTACGTGAGCAGGATTCTCGCGAAACTGGAGTGCGAAAACCGGGTGCAGGCGGCGTTGCTGGCCCGGGATGCGGGGCTCGGCGGCTGA
- a CDS encoding FHA domain-containing protein FhaB/FipA, producing MSELTLTVMRLGFLAVLWLFVIVAVQVIRSDLFGTRVTQRGSRRNADARPQQQARQSAAPPPQRQQANSRQRRGAPTKLVVSEGTLTGTTVALQGQTISLGRAHDSTIVLDDDYASSRHARIYPDRDGQWIVEDLGSTNGTYLDRTRLTTPTPIPLGAPIRIGKTVIELRK from the coding sequence ATGTCAGAGCTGACCCTGACGGTCATGCGGCTAGGTTTCCTGGCCGTTCTGTGGCTGTTCGTCATCGTGGCCGTCCAGGTCATTCGCAGCGACCTGTTCGGTACGCGCGTCACGCAGCGCGGCTCACGCCGCAATGCCGACGCCCGTCCCCAGCAGCAGGCGCGCCAGAGTGCTGCGCCACCGCCGCAGCGCCAGCAGGCGAACAGCCGCCAGCGGCGCGGAGCGCCGACCAAGCTGGTCGTGTCCGAGGGGACCCTGACGGGTACCACCGTGGCACTGCAAGGCCAGACCATCTCGCTGGGCCGGGCCCACGATTCAACGATCGTGCTGGACGACGACTACGCCTCCAGCCGGCATGCCAGGATCTACCCGGACCGTGACGGCCAGTGGATCGTCGAGGATCTCGGGTCCACCAACGGCACATATCTCGACCGGACCCGACTCACCACGCCGACCCCGATTCCGCTGGGCGCGCCGATCCGCATCGGCAAGACCGTCATCGAGCTGCGGAAGTAG
- a CDS encoding sensor histidine kinase yields MAAPELWSPRRTAGEVVLGLVLGVMAAGTEELMGSEGARLLAVGAAATLLSLLRRRMPTPVLLVTALLAPLVSGFAPLLLIVGWSAGRRIVGAGRVMAAFTVAYALFIGTTLLEGWAPSATLTLVLLSTLYFLATTLVPGLASRYWTQRRTLLHALQERNAQLLRERAMVAGQARLMERQRIAQDMHDSLGHQLALISVHTGALEVDPQLTPQQREAVGVLRNASVTAMHELREVVGILRDGVEAPSAPVDDSGRVTRGTAGIEGLVEAARAAGNEVELRRAGDERPLAAAADHAAYRIAQEALTNAYKHAPGARIDVELRYEPDSLVVEIVSGPVDAAVRGAVVSGGQGLTGLRERARLVGGIVHAGPASGGGFRVAGMLPYGVVEATPLLAAEDDFHQQSPRAVYDDGVPVMDWSVTGRLPVRDGQGEPLGGQWAYPGGQLTFPGAEGRSRAGGIAMGCGIALAALLVLGAAAIFGLFFLVGSMDEGMIDPAEYRSVRIGDDEDAVRDRLPPGDSIMTTGLSGKGPKEPEGSECLVLMSSDVGDSMETEPVFRFCFRDGKLIEKKAYDVVR; encoded by the coding sequence ATGGCCGCCCCTGAGCTGTGGTCGCCGCGGCGGACTGCCGGTGAGGTGGTCCTCGGGCTGGTGCTGGGTGTCATGGCGGCCGGTACCGAAGAGCTGATGGGCAGCGAAGGGGCACGTCTGCTCGCCGTCGGTGCCGCCGCCACGCTGCTCTCCCTGTTGCGGCGCCGGATGCCCACCCCCGTACTGCTGGTCACCGCGCTCCTTGCGCCGCTGGTGAGCGGGTTCGCGCCGCTGCTGCTGATCGTCGGCTGGTCGGCCGGGCGCCGGATCGTCGGTGCCGGGCGGGTGATGGCGGCGTTCACCGTGGCGTACGCCCTCTTCATCGGCACCACGCTGCTGGAGGGCTGGGCCCCCTCGGCGACTCTGACCCTGGTGCTGCTGTCCACGCTGTACTTCCTCGCGACGACGCTCGTGCCCGGGCTCGCCAGCCGCTACTGGACCCAGCGGCGGACCCTGCTGCACGCACTCCAGGAGCGCAACGCGCAGCTGCTGCGCGAGCGGGCGATGGTCGCCGGGCAGGCCCGGCTGATGGAGCGGCAGCGCATAGCCCAGGACATGCACGACAGCCTCGGGCACCAGCTCGCGCTGATCTCGGTGCACACGGGGGCGCTGGAGGTGGACCCGCAGCTCACCCCGCAGCAGCGGGAGGCGGTCGGCGTACTGCGGAACGCGTCCGTGACGGCCATGCACGAACTGCGCGAGGTCGTCGGCATCCTGCGGGACGGGGTCGAGGCTCCGTCGGCGCCGGTGGACGACTCGGGGCGCGTCACGCGGGGGACTGCCGGCATCGAGGGACTCGTGGAGGCAGCGCGGGCCGCGGGGAACGAGGTGGAGCTGCGTCGCGCCGGCGACGAGCGGCCGCTCGCGGCGGCGGCCGACCATGCCGCCTACCGCATAGCCCAGGAGGCGCTGACGAACGCGTACAAGCACGCTCCCGGCGCCCGGATCGACGTGGAGCTGCGTTACGAGCCGGACTCCCTCGTCGTGGAGATCGTCAGCGGGCCGGTGGACGCGGCGGTCCGGGGTGCGGTCGTCAGCGGGGGGCAGGGGCTCACCGGGCTGCGTGAGCGGGCGCGGCTGGTGGGCGGGATCGTCCATGCCGGTCCGGCGAGTGGCGGCGGCTTCCGGGTGGCGGGGATGCTCCCGTACGGCGTGGTCGAGGCCACGCCGCTCCTCGCGGCCGAGGACGATTTCCATCAGCAGTCGCCGAGGGCCGTCTACGACGACGGCGTTCCGGTCATGGACTGGAGCGTCACCGGTCGACTTCCCGTGCGCGACGGGCAGGGAGAGCCTCTGGGCGGCCAATGGGCATATCCGGGCGGGCAGTTGACCTTCCCGGGTGCCGAGGGGCGGAGCAGGGCCGGCGGGATCGCCATGGGGTGCGGGATCGCCCTGGCGGCCCTGCTGGTGCTCGGGGCCGCCGCGATCTTCGGGCTCTTCTTCCTCGTCGGGTCGATGGACGAGGGGATGATCGACCCCGCCGAGTACCGCAGCGTGCGGATCGGGGACGACGAGGACGCGGTGCGGGACCGGCTGCCTCCCGGCGACTCGATCATGACCACGGGACTGAGCGGGAAGGGCCCGAAGGAGCCGGAGGGCTCCGAGTGCTTGGTGCTGATGTCGTCGGATGTCGGGGACAGCATGGAGACCGAGCCGGTGTTCCGGTTCTGCTTCCGGGACGGCAAGCTGATCGAGAAGAAGGCGTACGACGTCGTTCGGTAG
- a CDS encoding MarR family winged helix-turn-helix transcriptional regulator yields the protein MSRARDSSIDTIQRELTAFARRARAAAARLHPELPFVSYTLLSHIHDQQGCRATDLASHYMLDKSTVSRQVSALEKLGLVERRADPADHRVQVLHPTAAGSAALASTHASRRAAYQERLADWPAEDLDRFADYLLRYNSAAEGPRQH from the coding sequence ATGTCACGCGCACGGGACAGCTCCATCGACACCATTCAGCGCGAGCTGACGGCCTTCGCCCGACGGGCCCGCGCGGCGGCCGCCCGTCTCCATCCCGAGCTGCCGTTCGTCTCGTACACCTTGCTGTCCCACATCCATGATCAGCAGGGCTGCCGGGCGACCGACCTCGCGTCGCACTACATGCTCGACAAGTCGACGGTCAGCAGGCAGGTTTCGGCACTGGAGAAGCTCGGGTTGGTCGAGCGCAGAGCCGATCCGGCCGACCACCGCGTCCAGGTGCTGCACCCCACCGCCGCGGGATCCGCTGCGCTCGCCTCCACACACGCCAGTCGCCGCGCCGCCTATCAGGAGCGTCTGGCCGACTGGCCTGCCGAGGATCTCGACCGTTTCGCCGACTACCTCCTGCGCTACAACTCCGCCGCCGAGGGCCCGCGGCAGCACTGA
- a CDS encoding DUF3662 and FHA domain-containing protein, which translates to MGVLKKFEQRLEGLVNGTFAKVFKSEVQPVEIAGALQRECDNNATIWNRERTVVPNDFIVELSPGDFERLSPYSGQLGDELAGLVRDYAKQQRYTFMGTIKVHLEKADDLDTGLYRVRSRTLASSTSQAPDRAPAGPAPVAPQGGARGGYGYPPTGAPPMPAAPPPGGGRPGAAPTADRRPAGAAGPLPGTQVRRWIEINGTRHQISRPTLVLGRSTDADVRIDDPGVSRRHCEIRTGTPSTIQDLGSTNGIVVDGQHTTRATLRDGSRIVVGSTTIVYRQAEG; encoded by the coding sequence ATGGGAGTCCTGAAGAAGTTCGAGCAGCGACTCGAAGGTCTGGTCAACGGCACCTTCGCCAAGGTGTTCAAGTCCGAGGTCCAGCCTGTCGAGATCGCGGGCGCGCTCCAGCGTGAGTGCGACAACAACGCGACGATCTGGAACCGCGAGCGGACGGTCGTCCCCAACGACTTCATCGTGGAGCTCAGCCCCGGCGACTTCGAGCGCCTGAGCCCGTACTCCGGCCAGCTCGGCGACGAGCTCGCGGGCCTGGTCCGCGACTACGCCAAGCAGCAGCGCTACACCTTCATGGGCACGATCAAGGTCCATCTGGAGAAGGCGGACGACCTCGACACGGGTCTGTACCGCGTGCGCAGCCGTACGCTCGCGTCGAGTACGTCACAGGCGCCCGACCGGGCACCGGCCGGCCCCGCCCCCGTCGCCCCGCAGGGCGGCGCTCGCGGCGGGTACGGCTACCCTCCGACCGGAGCACCTCCGATGCCGGCCGCACCGCCCCCGGGCGGCGGCCGTCCCGGAGCCGCTCCCACGGCGGACCGCCGTCCGGCAGGGGCCGCGGGCCCGCTGCCGGGCACCCAAGTCAGACGTTGGATCGAGATCAACGGCACCCGCCATCAGATCTCCCGCCCGACGCTGGTGCTGGGTCGCAGCACCGACGCCGATGTGCGGATCGACGACCCCGGCGTATCGCGCCGGCACTGTGAGATCCGGACCGGAACGCCCTCGACGATCCAGGATCTCGGGTCTACCAACGGCATCGTGGTAGACGGGCAGCACACCACCCGCGCTACGCTCCGCGACGGCTCGCGGATCGTCGTGGGCAGCACCACCATCGTTTACCGGCAAGCCGAAGGGTGA
- a CDS encoding FMN-dependent NADH-azoreductase yields MATLLHLDSALFPQGSASREITAAFVQAWQEQHPDGTVIYRDLAATPLPHLDFAAVSAGVENELRAELAAELEAADAVLIGAPMYNFTIPSTLKAWLDQVIIVGHNAGTPDGPVAGTPVTVVASRGGSYAPGTPREDFEFVQNYLEKVFTGMLGATVDFIVPEMTLARSKPEMAQFIPLADASKTKALDDAAEKGKTLAARFAA; encoded by the coding sequence ATGGCCACGCTGCTGCACCTCGACTCCGCCCTCTTCCCTCAGGGATCGGCCTCCCGCGAGATCACCGCTGCCTTCGTGCAGGCCTGGCAGGAGCAGCACCCGGACGGCACGGTCATCTACCGCGACCTCGCCGCCACACCCCTGCCCCACCTGGACTTCGCGGCCGTCTCTGCCGGGGTCGAGAACGAACTGCGCGCGGAGCTCGCCGCCGAGCTGGAGGCGGCGGATGCCGTCCTCATCGGCGCACCGATGTACAACTTCACGATCCCGTCCACCCTCAAGGCATGGCTGGACCAGGTGATCATCGTCGGCCACAACGCGGGTACGCCCGACGGCCCGGTGGCCGGCACCCCGGTCACGGTGGTCGCCAGCCGCGGTGGCTCCTACGCCCCCGGAACACCGCGCGAGGATTTCGAATTCGTGCAGAACTACCTGGAGAAGGTGTTCACCGGCATGCTCGGCGCCACGGTCGACTTCATCGTTCCGGAGATGACGCTGGCCCGCTCCAAGCCGGAGATGGCGCAGTTCATCCCGCTCGCCGACGCCTCGAAGACCAAGGCGCTCGACGATGCCGCGGAGAAGGGCAAGACACTGGCCGCGCGTTTCGCTGCCTGA
- a CDS encoding acyl-CoA dehydrogenase family protein, which produces MDFTFTEEQQAAVEAAKAVFSGVAPDGVPSPALTAGAVAEEFDRPLWAKLTDADLLSLVVSPEYGGAGLDPIALCLVLRESARVLARVPLLETSAVAMAVERYGSAGLRDEILPRVGRGELVITVGANGRTGHDPAELAVTARRDTGREASQDTGQEAGWLLDGVQTGVPWAHSADRIAVPAHTPDGQAVLALVPRTRDGMAQAEQISTSGERFAEVTLDSVRVDASELIDAEGAWEWLRHLLTTGTCALSLGLGEGVLAMTSAYTGKREQFGFPVATFQAVAVQAADRYIDLRAMEATLWQAAWRLTPARDSAGVGGPLPVAGDVAVAKIWASEGVRRVVQTAQHLHGGFGADTDYPLHRYHAWAKQLELSLGPAAAHEEALGDLLAAHPLG; this is translated from the coding sequence GTGGACTTCACCTTCACCGAGGAGCAACAGGCGGCCGTCGAGGCTGCGAAGGCGGTGTTCTCGGGTGTCGCGCCCGACGGCGTGCCGAGCCCGGCGCTCACAGCGGGCGCGGTGGCCGAGGAGTTCGACCGGCCGCTGTGGGCCAAGCTCACGGACGCCGACCTGCTGAGTCTGGTGGTGTCACCGGAGTACGGCGGAGCAGGACTCGACCCCATCGCCCTCTGTCTGGTGCTGCGCGAGTCCGCCAGGGTGCTGGCCCGGGTACCTCTGCTGGAGACGAGTGCGGTCGCCATGGCCGTGGAGCGCTACGGCAGCGCCGGGTTGAGGGACGAGATCCTCCCTCGGGTCGGCCGCGGTGAACTGGTCATCACCGTGGGAGCCAACGGACGTACGGGACACGACCCGGCCGAACTCGCTGTCACGGCGCGGCGGGACACCGGCCGGGAAGCCAGTCAGGACACCGGCCAGGAGGCCGGCTGGCTGCTCGACGGCGTGCAGACAGGTGTCCCCTGGGCGCACTCGGCGGACCGCATCGCCGTGCCGGCGCACACACCCGACGGGCAGGCTGTCCTGGCACTGGTCCCCCGGACCCGCGACGGCATGGCGCAGGCCGAGCAGATCTCCACGAGCGGCGAGCGGTTCGCAGAGGTCACGCTGGATTCCGTACGGGTCGACGCTTCCGAGCTGATCGACGCCGAAGGCGCCTGGGAGTGGCTGCGCCACCTGCTGACCACCGGCACGTGCGCGCTCTCGCTCGGGCTCGGTGAAGGTGTACTGGCCATGACGAGCGCCTACACCGGCAAGCGTGAACAGTTCGGCTTCCCCGTCGCCACCTTCCAGGCCGTCGCCGTGCAGGCGGCCGACCGGTACATCGACCTGAGGGCGATGGAGGCGACTCTGTGGCAGGCGGCCTGGCGGCTCACACCCGCACGGGACAGTGCCGGTGTCGGCGGCCCGCTGCCTGTGGCCGGCGATGTCGCCGTGGCGAAGATCTGGGCCTCGGAGGGGGTACGCCGGGTCGTCCAGACCGCTCAGCATCTGCACGGCGGCTTCGGTGCCGACACCGACTACCCGCTGCACCGCTATCACGCCTGGGCCAAGCAGCTCGAACTCTCCCTCGGCCCCGCAGCGGCCCACGAGGAGGCTCTGGGCGACCTGCTGGCGGCCCACCCTCTCGGCTAG